Proteins encoded within one genomic window of Streptomyces sp. NBC_01314:
- a CDS encoding pyridoxamine 5'-phosphate oxidase family protein has translation MTGTEQSTTPQPATPPAAYTPTDRTVPARGAQKASYDRELVHSILDQGYVCHLGFVRDGAPVVLPTLYGRVGETLYVHGSTGSRPLRMTGRADPGLAVCLTVTHVDALILARSAFHHSINYRSVVVHGTAHEVTDPQERRVALDALVDHVVPGRSEDSRPANAKEFAATAVIRLDLHEVSAKIRTGGVNDEPEDLALHHWAGVVPLRKGYDTPIPDPDLAPATELPDYLKTL, from the coding sequence ATGACGGGGACCGAGCAGTCGACGACACCGCAGCCGGCGACGCCACCCGCCGCCTACACCCCCACCGACCGCACCGTCCCCGCCCGGGGCGCACAGAAGGCCTCGTACGACAGGGAACTGGTGCACTCGATACTCGACCAGGGGTACGTCTGCCATCTCGGCTTCGTCCGCGACGGCGCCCCGGTGGTGCTGCCCACGTTGTACGGCCGGGTCGGCGAGACGCTCTACGTGCACGGTTCGACCGGCTCGCGCCCGCTGCGGATGACGGGCCGGGCGGACCCGGGCCTGGCGGTGTGCCTGACGGTGACACACGTGGACGCGCTGATCCTGGCCCGCTCCGCCTTCCACCACTCGATCAACTACCGGTCGGTCGTGGTGCACGGCACCGCCCACGAGGTCACCGACCCGCAGGAGCGGCGGGTCGCCCTGGACGCCCTCGTCGACCACGTCGTGCCGGGCCGCTCGGAGGACTCCCGGCCGGCCAACGCCAAGGAGTTCGCGGCCACCGCCGTGATCCGCCTCGACCTGCACGAGGTCTCCGCCAAGATCCGCACCGGCGGCGTCAACGACGAGCCCGAGGACCTCGCCCTGCACCACTGGGCCGGCGTCGTCCCCCTCCGCAAGGGCTACGACACCCCCATCCCGGACCCCGACCTGGCCCCCGCCACCGAACTGCCGGACTACCTCAAGACCCTGTGA
- a CDS encoding aminotransferase class I/II-fold pyridoxal phosphate-dependent enzyme, which translates to MLGEYRVTGRRAAEIAASVERAVGAGELEPGQLLPPMRELAERLGVNPNTVAAAYRTLRERGVIETAGRRGSRVRPRPATTGREYIRVEVPEGVRDLADGNPDTTLLPRLAEVFAAAAEQGDREPVLYGSGAVEPELARIARADLDADGVPDGPVTVTSGSLDAVERVLAAHLKPGDAVAVEDPGWGSVLDLVPALGLRIVPVGVDDEGPLADDVRKALEAGARALIVTDRAQNPTGAAVSAARAGALRSVLEKHPETVLIEDDHGYRIVAQPLHPLAGTTRTWAFVRSVAKAYGPDLRLAVLTGDAVTVDRVRGRQRLGPGWVSRLVQRAVLRLWSGGAVDAAAVAAAYGWRRDALIGALARRGVEAHGVSGMNVWIRVPDETGAVARLLHAGWAVAPGARFRKSAPQGIRITVSTLTEEEIGRVADAVASAVGPGAGGGYV; encoded by the coding sequence GTGCTAGGAGAATACAGGGTCACCGGGCGGCGCGCAGCGGAGATTGCGGCGAGCGTCGAGCGGGCGGTGGGCGCGGGTGAACTGGAACCCGGGCAACTGCTGCCTCCCATGCGGGAGTTGGCGGAGCGGCTGGGGGTGAATCCGAATACCGTCGCGGCCGCCTATCGCACACTGCGCGAGCGCGGGGTCATCGAGACCGCCGGGCGCCGGGGGAGCCGCGTGCGGCCCCGGCCGGCGACCACGGGGCGCGAATACATCCGGGTCGAGGTGCCGGAGGGGGTGCGCGACCTCGCCGACGGCAATCCCGACACGACGTTGCTGCCGCGCCTCGCGGAGGTGTTCGCGGCGGCCGCCGAGCAGGGTGACCGTGAGCCGGTGCTTTACGGATCGGGGGCCGTGGAGCCCGAGTTGGCGCGGATCGCGCGGGCCGATCTGGACGCCGACGGAGTGCCGGACGGGCCGGTCACCGTCACCTCCGGGTCGCTGGACGCCGTCGAACGGGTTCTGGCCGCCCACCTCAAACCCGGGGACGCCGTCGCCGTCGAGGACCCCGGCTGGGGCAGCGTGCTCGACCTCGTCCCGGCGCTCGGGCTGCGGATCGTCCCGGTCGGCGTCGACGACGAAGGGCCGCTCGCCGACGACGTACGAAAGGCGCTGGAGGCCGGGGCGCGGGCCCTGATCGTCACCGACCGGGCGCAGAACCCGACCGGCGCGGCCGTGAGCGCCGCACGCGCGGGCGCCCTGCGGTCCGTGCTGGAAAAGCATCCCGAGACCGTGCTCATCGAGGACGACCACGGCTACCGGATCGTCGCCCAGCCCTTGCACCCGCTGGCCGGGACCACCCGCACCTGGGCCTTCGTGCGGTCGGTCGCCAAGGCGTACGGCCCCGACCTGCGGCTCGCGGTGCTCACCGGGGACGCCGTCACCGTCGACCGGGTGCGAGGACGGCAGCGGCTGGGGCCCGGCTGGGTGAGCCGGCTGGTGCAGCGGGCCGTCCTGCGGCTGTGGTCCGGCGGTGCGGTGGACGCCGCGGCCGTGGCGGCGGCGTACGGGTGGCGGCGGGACGCGCTGATCGGCGCCCTCGCGCGGCGCGGGGTCGAGGCACACGGGGTCAGTGGGATGAACGTGTGGATCCGGGTCCCGGACGAGACCGGCGCGGTCGCCCGGCTGCTGCACGCCGGCTGGGCCGTCGCGCCCGGCGCCCGCTTCCGGAAGAGCGCTCCGCAGGGGATCCGGATCACGGTCTCCACCCTCACCGAGGAGGAGATCGGGAGGGTGGCGGACGCGGTGGCCTCGGCGGTCGGGCCGGGGGCCGGCGGAGGGTACGTGTGA
- a CDS encoding DMT family transporter: MTTATTTRAAAATPERRRATIDWRLRFAFLSLVWGFSFLLIKVGTQAYAPFQVTFGRLLFGTLVLAAAMAVKRERLPRGARVWGHLTVAAFLLNALPFSLFAHAELTIPSTLAGICNATSPLWGMALSLVALSEDRPTRVRVAGLGLGFLGVLTVLGAWQGFSGLDARGTTMALLASLSYPIGWIYVRRTLAGTTVSHLSLTGAQLLLATVQLAFVTPLFTTLPGSFPVLPLLAVVALGALGTGVAMLVQYGLVSEVGPTTAQMVTYFIPVIATAAGVALLGESLAWSTPVGAAIILAGAALTQAGPRT, translated from the coding sequence ATGACCACCGCCACGACCACCCGAGCTGCCGCCGCCACCCCCGAACGCAGGCGCGCCACCATCGACTGGCGCCTGCGTTTCGCCTTCCTGTCCCTCGTCTGGGGCTTCAGCTTCCTCCTGATCAAGGTGGGCACTCAGGCCTACGCGCCCTTCCAGGTCACCTTCGGGCGGCTGCTGTTCGGGACGCTGGTCCTCGCGGCGGCGATGGCGGTGAAGCGTGAGCGGCTGCCGCGGGGCGCTCGTGTCTGGGGCCACCTCACGGTGGCGGCCTTTCTCCTCAACGCACTGCCGTTCTCCCTCTTCGCCCATGCGGAGCTGACCATCCCGTCGACGCTGGCGGGCATCTGCAACGCGACCTCACCCTTGTGGGGCATGGCCCTCTCCCTGGTCGCGCTCTCGGAGGACCGCCCGACGCGGGTGCGGGTCGCCGGTCTCGGCCTCGGTTTCCTCGGCGTGCTCACCGTGCTCGGCGCCTGGCAGGGCTTCAGCGGCCTGGACGCGAGGGGCACCACGATGGCCCTGCTGGCCTCCCTCAGCTATCCGATCGGCTGGATCTACGTCCGTCGCACCTTGGCCGGCACCACCGTGTCGCACCTCTCCCTCACCGGCGCCCAACTCCTGCTGGCCACCGTCCAACTGGCTTTCGTCACCCCGCTGTTCACGACCCTGCCGGGCAGCTTCCCGGTCCTGCCCCTGCTGGCGGTCGTCGCGCTGGGCGCTCTCGGCACGGGTGTGGCCATGCTCGTCCAGTACGGCCTCGTCTCCGAGGTCGGCCCGACGACCGCCCAGATGGTCACCTACTTCATCCCGGTGATCGCCACGGCGGCCGGCGTCGCGCTCCTCGGCGAGTCCCTGGCCTGGTCGACCCCGGTGGGCGCGGCGATCATCCTGGCGGGAGCGGCCCTGACGCAGGCGGGGCCGCGCACCTGA
- a CDS encoding LysR family transcriptional regulator has translation MLNLERLRTLDALARHGSVSGAAEGLHVTTSAVSQQMAKLEREVGQRLLAKNGRGVRLTDAGRLLADHAARILSQVELAQSDLEAQRGQVVGELRLAAFPTAVRGLFPAVFSALRDDHPALRVRSRELEPELAINAVIRGDVDLAVVLDWYNKPLPVPEGLARAAILDDPVDVALPEDHPLAGRDEIDLRELAEEPWVAWPEGEFCHEWLLYTLRANGIEPQIAHRAGEHHTQLALVAAGLGVCIAPRLGRDPMPAGMRTVPVRPRVHRSVYAVWRADADRRPSIRAAVEALRAGAACGAG, from the coding sequence ATGTTGAACCTGGAGCGCCTGCGGACCCTCGACGCCCTCGCCCGGCACGGCTCGGTCAGCGGGGCGGCCGAGGGGCTGCATGTGACGACCTCCGCCGTGTCGCAGCAGATGGCCAAACTGGAGCGGGAGGTCGGGCAGCGGCTCCTCGCCAAGAACGGGCGGGGCGTGCGCCTCACCGACGCGGGGCGGCTGCTCGCCGACCACGCCGCGCGCATCCTGTCGCAGGTCGAGCTGGCGCAGTCGGACCTGGAGGCGCAGCGGGGTCAGGTCGTCGGTGAACTGCGGCTGGCCGCGTTCCCCACGGCCGTCCGAGGACTGTTTCCCGCCGTCTTCAGCGCCCTGCGGGACGACCATCCGGCGCTGCGCGTGCGCTCACGGGAGCTGGAACCCGAACTCGCGATCAACGCGGTGATCCGGGGCGACGTCGACCTGGCCGTCGTCCTCGACTGGTACAACAAGCCGCTGCCCGTGCCCGAGGGGCTCGCCCGGGCCGCGATCCTCGACGACCCGGTGGACGTGGCGCTGCCCGAGGACCACCCGCTCGCCGGGCGGGACGAGATCGACCTGCGGGAGCTGGCGGAGGAGCCGTGGGTCGCCTGGCCCGAGGGCGAGTTCTGCCACGAATGGCTGCTCTACACGCTGCGCGCCAATGGCATCGAGCCCCAGATCGCCCACCGGGCCGGTGAGCACCACACCCAACTCGCGCTGGTCGCGGCCGGGTTGGGCGTCTGTATCGCGCCCCGGCTCGGCCGCGACCCGATGCCGGCCGGGATGCGGACCGTGCCGGTGCGCCCCCGGGTCCACCGCAGCGTCTACGCGGTGTGGCGCGCGGACGCCGACCGGAGGCCGTCGATCAGGGCGGCCGTCGAGGCACTGCGGGCGGGGGCCGCGTGCGGGGCGGGCTGA
- a CDS encoding pyridoxamine 5'-phosphate oxidase family protein, whose translation MTVTQRRGRKIMMEPAALDEFLSAQRTCRVATVSADGTPHISPLWFVWDGTSLWLYSITRSRRWSALRRDPRVAVVVDAGEEYGDLRGVELSGTVEFVGEAPRTGEPVPELVDVERLFARKNFGIDEMPHDGRHAWLRLTPDAIASWDFRKLG comes from the coding sequence ATGACCGTCACGCAGCGCCGGGGCCGGAAGATCATGATGGAGCCGGCCGCACTGGACGAGTTCCTCAGTGCGCAGCGGACCTGCCGGGTCGCGACGGTCTCGGCCGACGGGACCCCGCACATCAGCCCGCTCTGGTTCGTCTGGGACGGCACCTCGCTCTGGCTCTACTCGATCACCCGCAGCAGACGCTGGTCCGCGCTGCGCCGCGATCCGCGCGTCGCCGTCGTGGTCGACGCGGGCGAGGAGTACGGCGATCTGCGCGGCGTCGAGCTGTCCGGCACCGTCGAGTTCGTCGGCGAGGCCCCGCGCACGGGCGAGCCGGTTCCCGAACTCGTCGACGTGGAGCGGCTCTTCGCCCGCAAGAACTTCGGCATCGACGAGATGCCCCACGACGGCAGGCACGCCTGGCTGCGGCTGACACCGGACGCGATCGCGTCCTGGGACTTCCGCAAGCTGGGGTAG
- a CDS encoding cysteine hydrolase: MPSYASESKRQRELVGLLDPATTVLLTVECQRGVVGPDGALPELAREARSSGVLDNVARLVTAAHGSGVQVMHAVAERRPDGRGANHNARLFRAVEQLPVRQLTGTAAVRIAPPIEVAEEDLIVRRLHGLSPLAGTDVDALLRNLGCRTLIVTGVSANVAVPNAVFDAVNLGYAVVVPGDAIAGVPADYTPAMIRHTLALVATVATTDEVLACLTKVRPA; encoded by the coding sequence ATGCCGTCGTACGCGAGTGAGTCGAAGAGACAGCGGGAGCTGGTCGGGCTTCTCGATCCCGCCACCACCGTCCTGCTCACCGTCGAGTGCCAGCGGGGTGTCGTCGGACCGGACGGCGCACTGCCCGAACTGGCCCGCGAGGCCCGGTCGTCGGGGGTGCTCGACAATGTGGCCCGGCTGGTCACCGCGGCCCACGGGAGTGGGGTGCAGGTCATGCACGCCGTCGCCGAGCGACGGCCCGACGGGCGGGGTGCCAACCACAACGCCCGCCTGTTCCGCGCGGTGGAACAGCTGCCCGTACGGCAGTTGACGGGCACCGCGGCCGTACGGATCGCGCCGCCCATCGAGGTCGCCGAGGAGGATCTGATCGTACGGCGGCTGCACGGGCTGTCACCGCTGGCGGGCACCGACGTGGACGCGCTGCTGCGCAATCTGGGGTGCCGCACCCTGATCGTCACCGGTGTCTCGGCCAACGTGGCCGTGCCGAACGCCGTGTTCGACGCCGTGAACCTCGGCTACGCCGTCGTCGTGCCCGGGGACGCCATCGCGGGGGTGCCTGCCGACTACACCCCCGCGATGATCCGCCACACCCTCGCGCTGGTCGCCACGGTCGCGACCACGGACGAGGTGCTGGCGTGCCTGACGAAGGTCAGGCCAGCGTGA
- a CDS encoding Rieske (2Fe-2S) protein, protein MTSETIKPASIPGRRTVMAAAGMAGLAVALTACGSEDDSSTSTSTSSGAGAGGDASSDSTAEAGSGSASGGDSAGGKEIAKTSDIPEGGGKIFESEGVVITQPEAGTYKAFSSVCTHQGCAVKSISDGVINCPCHNSNFSITDGSVKSGPATKPLPAKEVSVSDESITLA, encoded by the coding sequence ATGACCAGCGAAACGATCAAACCCGCTTCGATTCCGGGCCGTCGCACCGTCATGGCTGCGGCCGGCATGGCGGGACTCGCCGTCGCGCTGACCGCGTGCGGGTCGGAGGACGACTCCTCGACCTCGACCTCAACCTCGTCCGGTGCCGGGGCCGGCGGCGACGCGAGCAGCGACTCGACCGCCGAGGCCGGCAGTGGCAGCGCGAGCGGCGGCGACAGCGCGGGCGGTAAGGAGATCGCCAAGACCTCGGACATCCCCGAGGGCGGCGGCAAGATCTTCGAGAGCGAGGGCGTCGTCATCACCCAGCCGGAGGCGGGCACCTACAAGGCGTTCTCCTCCGTGTGCACCCACCAGGGGTGTGCGGTGAAGTCGATCTCCGACGGCGTGATCAACTGCCCCTGTCACAACAGCAACTTCTCGATCACCGACGGCAGCGTGAAGAGCGGCCCGGCCACGAAGCCGCTGCCTGCCAAGGAAGTCAGCGTCTCGGATGAGTCGATCACGCTGGCCTGA
- a CDS encoding HipA family kinase, whose translation MLKEVSVTRYIAPLREGGSLPGLVEADDRGTYVLKFTGAGQGRKTLVAEVVCGELARRLGLRVPGLVTVGLDPVLGLGEPDEQVQELIKSSGGTNLGMDFLTRAIGFDPLAFEVSPEEAGRIVWFDALINNVDRSWRNPNLLMWHGELWLIDHGATMIWHHHWPGARTSAAKPYNAADHALARFGPDVAAAAADLAPLVTEELLAEVTAEIPDVWLADEPGFETPDALRRAYAEPLLGRSADIHERIEGIT comes from the coding sequence ATGCTCAAGGAAGTCAGCGTGACCCGGTACATCGCGCCGTTGCGGGAAGGCGGTTCGTTGCCGGGGCTCGTCGAGGCCGACGACCGCGGAACGTACGTCCTGAAGTTCACCGGAGCAGGTCAGGGCCGCAAGACGCTCGTCGCCGAGGTCGTCTGCGGTGAGCTGGCCCGGCGGCTCGGACTGCGAGTGCCCGGCCTCGTCACCGTCGGCCTCGACCCCGTCCTGGGGCTCGGCGAGCCCGACGAGCAGGTGCAGGAGCTGATCAAGTCCAGCGGCGGCACCAATTTGGGCATGGACTTCCTGACCCGCGCCATCGGCTTCGACCCGCTCGCCTTCGAGGTGAGCCCCGAGGAGGCCGGGCGGATCGTCTGGTTCGACGCGCTGATCAACAACGTCGACCGCTCCTGGCGCAACCCGAACCTGCTGATGTGGCACGGCGAGCTGTGGCTCATCGACCACGGCGCCACCATGATCTGGCACCACCACTGGCCTGGCGCCCGCACCTCCGCCGCCAAGCCCTACAACGCCGCCGACCACGCCCTGGCACGCTTCGGCCCCGATGTCGCCGCGGCCGCCGCCGACCTCGCGCCCCTGGTCACCGAGGAACTGCTCGCCGAGGTGACCGCCGAGATCCCCGATGTCTGGCTGGCCGACGAGCCGGGCTTCGAGACGCCGGACGCGCTGCGACGGGCGTACGCGGAGCCGCTGCTCGGCCGTTCCGCCGACATTCACGAACGCATCGAGGGGATCACGTGA
- a CDS encoding DUF3037 domain-containing protein — MSDRFLGTGASGQDVYEYALLRVVPRMERGECFNAGVLVYSRSRALVAARTHLDEAKLLALDPGADVGGVRAALRAVEGVCAGGEAAGQAARDDAGRRFRWLVAPRSTVVQAGPVHTGLTADPAAEAERLLALLVK; from the coding sequence GTGAGCGACCGCTTCCTGGGGACCGGAGCGAGTGGGCAGGACGTCTACGAGTACGCGCTGCTGCGGGTCGTGCCCCGGATGGAGCGCGGTGAGTGTTTCAACGCGGGTGTCCTCGTGTACAGCCGCTCCCGCGCCCTCGTGGCGGCCCGGACGCATCTAGACGAGGCCAAGCTGCTCGCCCTCGACCCCGGGGCGGACGTGGGGGGCGTACGCGCCGCGCTGCGTGCCGTGGAGGGCGTGTGCGCCGGGGGAGAGGCGGCCGGGCAGGCCGCCCGGGACGACGCCGGACGGCGGTTCCGGTGGCTTGTCGCGCCGCGTTCCACGGTCGTCCAGGCGGGACCCGTGCACACTGGGCTCACCGCGGATCCGGCGGCGGAGGCCGAACGGCTGCTCGCTCTGCTGGTGAAGTGA
- the fabG gene encoding 3-oxoacyl-ACP reductase FabG: protein MSTTEQRVAVVTGGARGIGAATAVRLAAEGRAVAVIDLDEAACKDTVEKITAAGGRALAVGCDVSDEAQVEAAVTRIAEELGAPTILVNNAGVLRDNLLFKMGVSDWDTVMNVHLRGAFLMAKAVQKYMVEAKFGRIVNLSSSSALGNRGQANYSAAKAGLQGFTKTLAIELGKFGVTANAVAPGFIVTDMTAATAARVGMGFEEFQAAAATQIPVQRVGRPEDIAGAIAYFTGEDAGFVSGQVLYVAGGPLN from the coding sequence ATGTCCACCACTGAGCAGCGTGTCGCCGTGGTCACCGGTGGCGCGCGCGGCATCGGTGCCGCGACCGCCGTACGACTGGCCGCCGAGGGCCGTGCCGTCGCGGTGATCGACCTCGACGAGGCCGCGTGCAAGGACACCGTGGAGAAGATCACCGCCGCCGGCGGCAGGGCGCTCGCGGTCGGCTGCGACGTCTCCGACGAGGCCCAGGTCGAGGCGGCCGTCACCCGGATCGCCGAGGAGCTGGGCGCCCCGACGATCCTGGTGAACAACGCGGGCGTGCTCCGCGACAACCTGCTGTTCAAGATGGGCGTGTCCGACTGGGACACGGTCATGAACGTGCACCTGCGCGGCGCCTTCCTGATGGCCAAGGCCGTCCAGAAGTACATGGTGGAGGCCAAGTTCGGCCGGATCGTCAACCTGTCCTCGTCGTCCGCGCTCGGCAACCGGGGCCAGGCCAACTACTCCGCCGCCAAGGCCGGTCTGCAGGGCTTCACCAAGACCCTCGCCATCGAGCTCGGCAAGTTCGGCGTCACCGCCAACGCCGTCGCGCCCGGTTTCATCGTCACGGACATGACCGCCGCCACCGCCGCGCGCGTGGGCATGGGCTTCGAGGAGTTCCAGGCCGCGGCCGCCACCCAGATCCCCGTGCAGCGCGTGGGCCGGCCCGAGGACATCGCCGGCGCCATCGCCTACTTCACGGGCGAGGACGCCGGATTCGTCTCCGGCCAGGTGCTGTACGTCGCCGGCGGACCGCTCAACTAG
- a CDS encoding SDR family oxidoreductase, with amino-acid sequence MTSVELPELSGKVALITGASRGIGYGIAEALVARGDRVCVTGRNEDALKEAVERLGADRVIGVAGKAHDEAHQAFAVERTMETFGRVDFLVNNAGTNPVFGPIADLDLNVARKVFETNVVSALGFAQRTWHAWQKDNGGAIVNIASVAGVSASPFIGAYGISKAAMINLTLQLAHEYAPKVRANAIAPAVVKTKFAQALYEGREAEAAASYPLGRLGVPSDIGGAAAFLTSEQSDWITGQTLVVDGGIFLNAGVG; translated from the coding sequence ATGACTTCGGTGGAACTCCCCGAGCTTTCGGGCAAGGTCGCCCTCATCACCGGCGCCAGCCGCGGCATCGGCTACGGCATCGCCGAGGCCCTCGTCGCGCGCGGCGACCGGGTCTGCGTCACGGGCCGCAACGAGGACGCGCTCAAGGAGGCCGTCGAGCGGCTCGGCGCCGACCGCGTCATCGGCGTCGCGGGCAAGGCCCACGACGAGGCCCACCAGGCGTTCGCCGTCGAGCGCACGATGGAGACCTTCGGCCGCGTCGACTTCCTGGTCAACAACGCGGGGACGAACCCGGTCTTCGGCCCGATCGCCGACCTCGACCTGAACGTGGCCCGCAAGGTGTTCGAGACCAACGTCGTCTCGGCCCTCGGCTTCGCCCAGCGGACATGGCACGCCTGGCAGAAGGACAACGGCGGCGCGATCGTCAACATCGCCTCCGTCGCCGGCGTCTCCGCCTCTCCCTTCATCGGCGCGTACGGCATCAGCAAGGCCGCCATGATCAACCTGACCCTGCAGCTGGCGCACGAGTACGCGCCCAAGGTGCGGGCCAACGCGATCGCGCCCGCCGTGGTGAAGACCAAGTTCGCCCAGGCCCTGTACGAGGGCCGGGAGGCCGAGGCCGCGGCGTCCTACCCGCTCGGCCGGCTCGGCGTGCCCTCCGACATCGGCGGCGCCGCCGCGTTCCTCACCTCCGAGCAGTCCGACTGGATCACCGGCCAGACCCTCGTGGTCGACGGCGGCATCTTCCTCAACGCCGGGGTGGGCTGA
- a CDS encoding ABC transporter substrate-binding protein, translating to MFNRNRYLPPLAVIASISMVTGCGVFSSDASDDADPIVVGTTSTPSTLDPAAAWDSSWELMRNVFQPLLGYAPGGSEPEPDAAESCEFTDSSSTVYSCTLREGLKFSDGHTLDAKAVKYSFDRIKKINVNGGPAGLLTTLSRVQTKGDREVVFHLSQPDATFPLVLTTPAMSIVDPEEYPADKLREGGEIHGSGPYDLASYDEGKKAELVSNENYKGLADRKNSAVTIEYFQQSDEMVKALKDKEISVIYRGLGAADIVDIQANHDEEGLQIVESPTTEISYLVFNPKDPWAKNPAVRKAVAQILDRPALAHNIYKDTVEPLYSMIPRGLVGHTTGFFDDYGAPDASKAKAILADGGITETVPLTLWYTTDRYGSQTKPAFEELKRQLEESGLFSVTLKSRPWKTYSEGYQKGEYPVFGRGWNPDFNDADNFIAPFVGEQNALGTPYKSPEITDKLLPESRAESDRGAVSEEFEKAQQILVDDARLIPLWQGKAYTAANEEIAGLENVIDPATMMSMWQLSWKTSW from the coding sequence GTGTTCAACCGGAACCGATACTTGCCGCCACTCGCGGTGATCGCGTCCATATCCATGGTGACCGGGTGTGGTGTGTTCTCCTCGGATGCCTCGGACGACGCTGACCCCATCGTGGTGGGGACCACCAGCACACCGAGCACCCTGGACCCGGCCGCGGCCTGGGACAGCTCCTGGGAGCTGATGCGCAACGTCTTCCAGCCCCTGCTCGGCTACGCGCCCGGCGGGTCCGAGCCCGAGCCGGACGCCGCCGAGAGCTGCGAGTTCACGGACAGCTCCAGCACGGTGTACAGCTGCACACTCCGCGAGGGCCTGAAGTTCTCGGACGGGCACACGCTGGACGCGAAGGCTGTCAAGTACTCATTCGACCGGATCAAGAAGATCAACGTCAACGGCGGTCCCGCGGGCCTGCTGACGACCCTGTCCCGGGTGCAGACGAAGGGCGACCGCGAGGTCGTCTTCCACCTCAGCCAGCCCGACGCGACCTTCCCGCTCGTGCTCACCACGCCCGCCATGTCGATCGTGGACCCCGAGGAGTATCCCGCGGACAAGCTCCGCGAGGGCGGGGAGATCCACGGCTCCGGCCCCTACGACCTCGCGTCCTACGACGAGGGCAAGAAGGCCGAGCTGGTCAGCAACGAGAACTACAAGGGCCTCGCGGACCGCAAGAACTCCGCCGTCACCATCGAGTACTTCCAGCAGTCGGACGAGATGGTCAAGGCACTCAAGGACAAGGAGATCTCGGTCATCTACCGAGGTCTCGGCGCCGCGGACATCGTGGACATCCAGGCCAACCACGACGAGGAGGGGCTCCAGATCGTGGAGAGCCCCACCACCGAGATCAGCTACCTGGTGTTCAATCCCAAGGACCCGTGGGCCAAGAACCCCGCGGTCCGCAAGGCCGTCGCCCAGATCCTCGACCGCCCGGCGCTCGCCCACAACATCTACAAGGACACCGTCGAGCCGCTGTACTCCATGATCCCCAGGGGTCTGGTGGGCCACACGACGGGCTTCTTCGACGACTACGGCGCCCCTGACGCGAGCAAGGCGAAGGCCATCCTCGCCGACGGCGGCATCACCGAAACGGTTCCTCTCACGCTCTGGTACACCACGGACCGCTACGGCTCGCAGACCAAGCCGGCCTTCGAGGAGCTGAAGCGGCAGCTGGAGGAGTCCGGTCTGTTCTCGGTCACGCTGAAGAGCCGTCCCTGGAAGACCTACTCGGAGGGCTACCAGAAGGGCGAGTACCCGGTCTTCGGGCGTGGCTGGAACCCCGACTTCAACGACGCCGACAACTTCATCGCCCCGTTCGTGGGCGAGCAGAACGCGCTCGGCACGCCGTACAAGTCCCCCGAGATCACGGACAAGCTGCTCCCGGAGTCCCGCGCCGAGAGCGACCGCGGGGCCGTCTCCGAGGAGTTCGAGAAGGCTCAGCAGATCCTTGTGGACGACGCCCGCCTGATCCCCCTCTGGCAGGGCAAGGCGTACACGGCCGCGAACGAGGAGATCGCCGGTCTCGAGAACGTCATCGACCCCGCGACGATGATGAGCATGTGGCAGCTGTCATGGAAGACCAGCTGGTAG
- a CDS encoding uracil-DNA glycosylase, with the protein MTDIAMLPESWRGVLGDELQQPYSKELTEFVEEERAKGPVHPPREQVLAALDATPYESVKVLVLGQDPYHGEGQGHGLCFSVRPGVKTPPSLRNIYKEMQAELGTPIPDNGYLLPWAQQGVLLLNAVLTVRSGEANSHKGKGWEKFTDAVIRAVADRPDPVVFVLWGNYAQKKLPLIDEERHVVVKGAHPSPLSAKKFFGSRPFTQINEAVARQGHEPIDWTIPNLG; encoded by the coding sequence GTGACCGACATCGCCATGCTGCCCGAGTCCTGGCGCGGGGTCCTGGGGGACGAGCTGCAGCAGCCCTACTCCAAGGAACTCACCGAGTTCGTCGAGGAGGAGCGCGCCAAGGGTCCCGTCCACCCTCCCCGTGAGCAGGTCTTGGCCGCCCTCGACGCCACGCCGTACGAGAGCGTGAAGGTCCTCGTCCTCGGCCAGGACCCGTACCACGGCGAGGGCCAGGGCCACGGTCTGTGCTTCTCCGTGCGGCCGGGTGTGAAGACCCCGCCCTCCCTGCGGAACATCTACAAGGAGATGCAGGCCGAGCTGGGCACCCCCATCCCGGACAACGGCTATCTGCTGCCGTGGGCCCAGCAGGGCGTGCTGCTTCTCAACGCGGTCCTCACGGTCCGCTCCGGTGAGGCCAACTCGCACAAGGGCAAGGGCTGGGAGAAGTTCACCGACGCCGTGATCCGCGCGGTCGCCGACCGGCCCGACCCGGTGGTCTTCGTCCTGTGGGGCAACTACGCGCAGAAGAAGCTCCCGCTGATCGACGAGGAGCGCCATGTCGTGGTGAAGGGTGCGCACCCCTCGCCGCTGTCGGCGAAGAAGTTCTTCGGCTCCCGGCCGTTCACGCAGATCAACGAGGCCGTCGCCCGGCAGGGCCACGAGCCGATCGACTGGACGATCCCCAACCTCGGCTGA